One genomic window of Oscillospiraceae bacterium includes the following:
- a CDS encoding ROK family protein, translated as MYYIGIDLGGTNIATGIVDEDGKIISKNSVKTEAQKGVENIVEKMSKQIELLLEQNNIPREKIGGVGIGSPGSIDSKNGVVIYSNNIRMENFPLVPALKEKIDFNVYISNDANCAALGEAYAGAAKGYKHVLLITLGTGVGGGVIIDGKIFEGSNGTGAELGHTMLIMGGEPCTCGRNGCWESYASATALIRQTKRAIEQNPDCMMAKETPDLSLVSGRTAFDFAKKGDAVAQKVVDTYLVYVAEGLVDFINVFRPEIVLVGGGISHEGEYIFAPILKYLSEHAFAGLRLPMPPITRAQLGNDAGIVGAAMLCKK; from the coding sequence ATGTATTACATCGGTATTGATTTAGGCGGTACAAATATCGCAACGGGAATTGTTGATGAGGACGGAAAAATAATTTCCAAAAATTCCGTTAAAACAGAGGCGCAAAAGGGCGTTGAAAATATTGTTGAGAAAATGTCAAAGCAAATAGAGCTTCTTTTGGAGCAAAATAATATTCCCCGTGAAAAAATCGGCGGAGTAGGTATCGGAAGCCCCGGAAGTATTGACTCTAAAAACGGCGTTGTTATTTACTCAAACAATATCAGAATGGAAAATTTCCCCTTGGTGCCCGCATTAAAAGAAAAAATAGACTTTAATGTCTATATAAGCAACGATGCAAACTGCGCCGCTTTGGGAGAAGCCTATGCAGGCGCTGCAAAGGGCTATAAGCACGTGCTTTTAATTACTTTGGGAACAGGTGTCGGCGGCGGCGTAATAATTGACGGCAAAATTTTCGAAGGCTCCAACGGTACAGGAGCTGAGCTTGGCCATACTATGCTTATAATGGGTGGAGAGCCCTGCACCTGCGGAAGAAACGGCTGTTGGGAAAGCTATGCCTCTGCAACTGCTCTTATAAGGCAAACAAAAAGAGCCATTGAGCAAAACCCCGACTGTATGATGGCTAAGGAAACTCCCGATTTATCCCTTGTAAGCGGAAGAACAGCCTTTGACTTTGCAAAAAAAGGAGATGCCGTTGCTCAAAAGGTTGTTGATACATATCTTGTATACGTAGCAGAGGGCCTTGTTGACTTTATAAACGTATTCAGACCTGAAATAGTTCTTGTAGGCGGCGGAATAAGCCACGAGGGCGAATATATTTTTGCTCCCATACTTAAATATTTGTCTGAACACGCTTTTGCAGGATTAAGGCTTCCTATGCCCCCTATCACCCGCGCACAGTTGGGAAATGATGCAGGCATCGTCGGTGCCGCTATGCTTTGCAAAAAATAA
- a CDS encoding glycosyltransferase — MKVLLYFEGIKVISKSGVGKAMSHQMKALDMAGVEYTTNPDDDFDILHINTVYANSANIIKKARKKGAKVIYHAHTTMEDFKNSFLLSNAAAPVLKKILVYLYSKSDAIITPTPYTKKLIKSYGISVPTFPISNGIDIDRFKADERKAKAFRDYFNLKPEDKVVVAAGLWIKRKGILDFVEVARKLPDVTFIWFGETPLYSIPAEIRNTVTKNHPDNVIFAGYMSGDVFEGAYTGANAFFFPSYEENEGIVVLEALASNQVTIVRDIPVYDPWLVDGVNCKKCTNNDEFANVIRDAVNGKYADLTIGGRQVAEQRALSAIGQSLKKVYEGVYNGTLTAPKKAENPDQKLNIALFTDTYDPDINGVAISVETLRQSLEKLGHNVYVIAPTENTKLMGIIHDGGVLRIPGVRLKYLYGYRLSQPYSRKAQKILSELKLDVVHIHTEYTMRAFASFIAKKLHIPIIYTYHTMYEDYTHYITRGHFEKTARKIVRWLSRVMGNTCAFLVAPTNKTKRALIEYGVNKPITVIPTGIDFSSFSSASFSKEEIENARDRYGLSDKFVVIFLGRLAKEKNIDFLLKAMKKISTIDENIVLLIAGYGPYEEELKALAEEYNVADKVIFAGKQNHEDVPLIYQCADVFASASESETQGITYIEALASGLPVLAKLDECIEDIVIDGQTGYIFKDEDEYIEKLLKIKNSSLEEKQQLSEQGKAVAEKYSVENFGKAICETYREAIAQNNKKLEGKE; from the coding sequence TTTCGAAGGCATTAAGGTTATATCTAAATCGGGTGTGGGAAAAGCTATGTCCCATCAGATGAAGGCTCTTGATATGGCAGGAGTGGAATATACTACAAACCCCGACGACGATTTTGATATACTTCATATAAATACTGTTTACGCAAACAGCGCAAATATAATTAAAAAAGCACGTAAAAAAGGGGCAAAGGTAATTTACCATGCGCATACTACAATGGAGGATTTTAAAAACTCCTTTCTTTTATCCAATGCCGCTGCGCCTGTTTTGAAAAAAATACTTGTATATCTCTATTCAAAATCAGATGCTATAATAACCCCTACCCCCTATACCAAAAAGCTTATCAAAAGCTACGGTATAAGCGTGCCTACATTTCCTATTTCCAACGGAATTGATATTGACCGTTTTAAAGCTGACGAACGAAAGGCAAAGGCGTTCCGTGATTATTTCAACCTTAAGCCTGAGGATAAGGTTGTAGTTGCGGCGGGACTTTGGATTAAGAGAAAAGGTATTCTTGATTTTGTTGAGGTTGCAAGAAAGCTTCCTGACGTAACATTTATCTGGTTTGGCGAAACTCCCCTTTACAGTATACCTGCCGAAATAAGAAATACCGTTACAAAAAATCACCCTGACAACGTTATTTTTGCAGGCTATATGAGCGGAGACGTTTTTGAGGGCGCATATACAGGTGCAAACGCCTTTTTCTTCCCCTCTTATGAAGAAAATGAGGGTATTGTTGTGCTGGAGGCTTTAGCTTCCAATCAGGTTACTATTGTGCGTGATATTCCCGTTTATGACCCTTGGCTTGTGGACGGTGTAAACTGTAAAAAATGTACCAACAATGATGAATTTGCCAATGTAATAAGAGATGCCGTTAACGGAAAATATGCAGATTTAACTATCGGCGGAAGGCAGGTAGCAGAGCAAAGAGCTCTCTCTGCTATCGGTCAGAGCCTAAAGAAAGTTTACGAGGGCGTTTACAACGGTACTCTTACTGCGCCTAAAAAAGCTGAAAATCCTGACCAAAAGCTTAACATAGCTCTTTTTACAGATACATATGACCCTGATATCAACGGTGTTGCAATTTCAGTTGAAACCTTGCGTCAATCCCTTGAAAAATTAGGTCATAACGTATACGTTATTGCCCCCACAGAAAACACAAAGCTTATGGGCATTATCCACGACGGCGGAGTTTTACGTATTCCGGGAGTTCGTCTTAAATATCTTTACGGCTACCGTCTTTCTCAGCCTTACAGCCGAAAGGCGCAGAAGATTTTATCTGAGCTTAAGCTTGATGTTGTTCATATTCATACTGAATATACAATGCGTGCTTTTGCTTCCTTTATAGCTAAAAAGCTACACATTCCGATTATATATACTTATCACACAATGTATGAGGACTATACTCACTATATAACAAGAGGTCATTTTGAAAAAACGGCAAGAAAAATAGTCCGTTGGCTTTCTCGTGTAATGGGCAACACCTGTGCGTTTTTGGTTGCTCCCACCAATAAAACAAAGCGTGCTCTTATTGAATACGGAGTAAATAAGCCAATCACCGTAATTCCTACGGGAATTGATTTTTCAAGCTTCAGCAGCGCAAGCTTTTCAAAGGAAGAAATAGAAAACGCTCGGGACAGATACGGTCTTTCCGATAAATTTGTAGTTATATTTTTAGGACGTCTTGCCAAGGAGAAAAATATTGATTTTCTTCTTAAGGCTATGAAAAAGATTTCAACAATAGATGAAAACATAGTTTTGCTTATAGCAGGCTACGGTCCCTATGAAGAAGAGCTTAAGGCTCTTGCTGAGGAATACAACGTTGCCGACAAGGTTATTTTTGCAGGCAAGCAAAATCACGAGGACGTGCCTTTGATTTATCAGTGCGCCGATGTTTTTGCAAGCGCTTCGGAATCTGAAACTCAGGGTATTACCTATATCGAGGCTTTGGCTTCGGGCTTACCTGTACTTGCTAAGCTTGACGAATGTATTGAAGATATTGTAATTGACGGACAAACAGGCTATATATTCAAGGACGAGGACGAATATATTGAAAAGCTGCTTAAAATCAAAAATTCCTCTTTGGAAGAAAAACAACAGCTTTCCGAACAGGGAAAAGCTGTTGCTGAAAAATATTCCGTAGAGAATTTCGGAAAAGCCATATGTGAAACTTACAGAGAAGCTATAGCGCAAAACAATAAAAAGCTTGAAGGAAAAGAATAA
- the murB gene encoding UDP-N-acetylmuramate dehydrogenase encodes MRNHTTFKIGGIANVVICPSDTGELVTALKLCKENSLSSFVMGNGSNLLFDDNGTQKVIIKTKDCNKITVKGDTIVAQCGVMLPKLASVACENSLTGLEFAAGIPASVGGAVFMNAGAYEGEMSQLVEKTTYCDKNGNIFTLSKNEHNFSYRHSFFEENKDFCVLETELKLKEGNKAQIEQKMQELNTRRREKQPLDLPSAGSAFKRPEGDYAAALIDQCGLKGFKVGGAKVSEKHSGFIVNIGNATCSDVLELMKCIKQKVYNQKGIELTPEIIYVK; translated from the coding sequence ATGAGAAACCATACAACCTTTAAAATAGGCGGCATTGCAAATGTAGTAATCTGCCCGTCTGATACAGGCGAGCTTGTTACAGCACTAAAGCTTTGCAAGGAAAATTCGCTTAGCTCCTTTGTTATGGGCAACGGTTCAAATCTTCTTTTTGATGACAACGGCACTCAAAAGGTTATCATTAAAACAAAGGATTGTAATAAGATAACTGTAAAGGGCGATACAATAGTTGCTCAGTGCGGAGTAATGCTTCCAAAGCTTGCATCGGTTGCTTGCGAAAATTCTCTTACGGGACTTGAGTTTGCGGCGGGAATTCCTGCCAGCGTCGGCGGAGCCGTATTTATGAATGCGGGAGCCTACGAGGGCGAAATGTCACAGCTTGTTGAAAAAACAACATATTGTGATAAGAATGGCAATATTTTCACCCTGAGTAAGAATGAGCACAATTTTTCCTATCGCCATAGCTTTTTTGAAGAAAATAAAGATTTTTGCGTTCTTGAAACAGAGCTTAAGCTTAAAGAAGGCAATAAAGCTCAGATAGAACAAAAAATGCAGGAGCTCAATACAAGGCGCAGAGAAAAACAGCCCCTTGATTTACCATCGGCAGGAAGTGCTTTTAAACGTCCCGAGGGAGATTATGCGGCAGCGCTTATTGACCAATGCGGTCTTAAAGGCTTTAAGGTGGGCGGCGCTAAGGTAAGCGAAAAGCACAGCGGCTTTATAGTTAATATAGGAAATGCCACCTGCTCCGATGTTTTAGAGCTTATGAAATGCATAAAGCAAAAGGTTTACAACCAAAAAGGCATTGAGCTGACACCTGAAATAATATATGTAAAATAG
- a CDS encoding IMP dehydrogenase, with product MAYFYEEPSRTFGEYLLVPGYSSKECIPSAVSLKTPCVKFKKGEEPAISMNIPLVSAIMQSVSGDKMAIALAKEGGISFIYGSQSIEDEANMVRRVKSYKKGFVSSDSNLTPEHTLADVLALKEKTGHSTVAITDDATANGRLLGIVTSRDYRISRTSLDTKVKEFMTPFEKLVYADENTSLKVANDIIWDNKLNCLPLIDKDQRLKYFVFRKDYDSHKENKNELLDKNKSYVVGAGINTRDFEQRVPALVEAGADVLCIDSSEGFTEWQKITIDYIRKTYGDTVKVGAGNVVDREGFLFLAQAGADFIKVGIGGGSICITREQKGIGRGQATALIDVCKARDEYFEKTGIYIPICSDGGIVHDYHITLALAMGADFIMLGRYFARFDESPTNKLKIGNTYVKEYWGEGSNRARNWQRYDMGGASKLSFEEGVDSYVPYAGSLKDNVNQTLSKVRSTMCNCGVLSIPDLQKNAKITVVSSTSIVEGGSHDVILKDSNSGFGK from the coding sequence ATGGCATATTTTTATGAAGAACCGTCAAGAACCTTTGGTGAATATCTTTTAGTACCCGGATATTCCTCTAAGGAATGTATTCCGTCGGCAGTCAGCTTGAAAACTCCCTGCGTAAAATTCAAAAAGGGAGAAGAGCCTGCAATTTCTATGAATATTCCTCTTGTTTCTGCTATTATGCAGTCAGTTTCAGGGGATAAAATGGCTATTGCTTTAGCAAAAGAGGGCGGAATTTCATTTATCTACGGCTCTCAGTCAATAGAAGATGAAGCAAATATGGTAAGGAGAGTTAAAAGCTATAAAAAAGGCTTTGTAAGCTCTGACAGTAACCTTACTCCTGAGCATACTCTTGCTGATGTGCTTGCGCTTAAAGAAAAAACAGGACATTCTACTGTTGCAATAACTGATGATGCTACTGCTAACGGACGTTTACTCGGTATAGTTACAAGCCGTGATTACAGAATTTCCCGTACAAGCCTTGACACTAAGGTAAAGGAATTTATGACTCCCTTTGAGAAGCTTGTATATGCTGATGAAAATACCTCTCTTAAGGTAGCTAACGATATAATCTGGGATAATAAGCTCAACTGCTTACCTCTTATAGACAAAGACCAAAGACTTAAATATTTTGTTTTCAGAAAGGACTATGACTCCCACAAGGAAAACAAAAACGAGCTTTTGGATAAAAATAAGAGCTATGTAGTAGGCGCAGGTATCAATACCCGTGACTTTGAGCAGCGTGTTCCCGCTCTTGTTGAAGCAGGTGCAGACGTGCTTTGTATAGACAGCTCCGAGGGCTTTACCGAATGGCAGAAAATCACTATTGATTACATAAGAAAAACCTATGGAGATACTGTTAAGGTCGGCGCAGGCAACGTTGTTGACAGAGAGGGCTTTTTATTCCTTGCCCAAGCAGGAGCAGACTTTATTAAGGTCGGTATCGGCGGCGGTTCAATCTGTATTACCCGTGAACAAAAGGGTATCGGAAGAGGACAGGCAACAGCATTGATTGATGTTTGTAAGGCAAGAGATGAATATTTTGAAAAAACCGGCATATATATTCCTATATGCTCCGATGGCGGAATAGTTCACGATTATCATATTACCCTTGCACTTGCTATGGGTGCTGATTTCATTATGCTGGGCAGATATTTTGCACGTTTTGATGAAAGCCCTACAAATAAGCTTAAAATAGGAAACACCTATGTTAAGGAATATTGGGGCGAAGGCTCTAACAGAGCAAGAAACTGGCAGCGTTACGATATGGGCGGAGCAAGCAAGCTTTCCTTTGAGGAGGGCGTTGACAGCTATGTGCCCTATGCAGGAAGCCTTAAGGATAATGTAAATCAAACCTTAAGTAAAGTAAGGTCAACTATGTGCAACTGCGGAGTTTTAAGCATTCCCGATTTGCAGAAGAATGCTAAGATTACAGTAGTTTCTTCAACAAGTATAGTTGAAGGCGGAAGCCACGATGTAATTCTTAAGGATAGCAACAGCGGCTTTGGCAAATAA